A portion of the Acidobacteriaceae bacterium genome contains these proteins:
- a CDS encoding L-rhamnose mutarotase, whose product MKRYAQVIQLRPEDEAEYIRYHAEVWPTVLATIAACSIRNYTIFLRNSVLFAYFEYHGTDYAADMRKMAADPETQRWWSIMDPMQQPMHDAAPGEQWSPLLEVFHTDQEAAS is encoded by the coding sequence GTGAAGCGATACGCGCAGGTGATCCAACTACGCCCCGAAGACGAGGCCGAGTACATTCGATATCATGCCGAAGTCTGGCCCACTGTGCTTGCCACCATCGCAGCATGCAGCATTCGCAACTACACGATTTTCCTGCGCAACAGCGTGCTCTTTGCGTACTTCGAGTACCACGGCACGGACTACGCTGCGGACATGCGCAAAATGGCGGCCGACCCTGAAACGCAGCGCTGGTGGAGCATCATGGACCCAATGCAGCAGCCAATGCACGACGCCGCGCCAGGCGAACAATGGTCGCCACTGCTGGAAGTTTTCCATACAGATCAGGAGGCTGCTTCGTAG
- a CDS encoding carboxypeptidase regulatory-like domain-containing protein — MQLFMNYVAPGQRTHQHQGGFMKAALSLCLVLFFAFCAPMAIAQTGGEAGIQGVATDTTGAAVPNATVVVTNQSTGVVTTRQGTGDGLFTVSPIAPGLYTVSVKAEGFAEYVQKNLRLDALKLTTFNVSLKNGGALDTVTVTDAPPQMETNNATIGLTLENETYAQLPLIMNNAQRDPTAFGSLAPGAQGGARLPIVGGTGNYLGQLYLEGLPAQTVSQQGDNRLVGQAVSVDAIDQFQVITSTPPAEYAGAGAQNFTLKSGGLKFHGQVSDYFRNSALDSWNFLTKSSSVKNAAGQFVAPPKPQDDQNELSASIGGHVPGTKRVFFFVAYDRFRSRKVANPSQSTVPTALMKAGDFTELNCATTCVGSGLTGTGTTAATNAAFLYNPTTSNCVGATCARTPFTAMKNGVLTNNIIPAGYISPISQKMQSWLPDPNNTSTLVNNYTQSIPTGFDNQLIDWKVDFDISPKHRISTIGTMGAVHYLNNWNTPYLPLPYTGGTMANIFPKNFAVEDTYTISNALVNQFKFGYTRFYQNISSNTDGNATYGISGLGVGNLPGGQSSTEFPQAAFQASTIGTTPITNWGQTPSSSGLLAAVGTNSTQLTTPNNYSIKDNLQYTKGRHSITAGITMQWQQINNANPATFTGPLGLQYTPYATANYSGSSLTTATGYSYASFLLGAAGATTSLPLQYVSEVGGRYFTVAPYVEDVWKATNKLTIDAGLRWDYLPPYHEVQDRWSFMNPNLTNPATGTAGAIQFAGNRGGSPASCNCRTPVQTYWKNWGPRVGITYAFTPKTLLRMGAGRVFSQGGGVGGRAGAYQGTGQLGFNPTASATESTSGAGAAPGFYLNNNAALTGTALYNTSLFGAGYNYPGQVTPGSATQVLNSGNYVNGTSVAAPLAVSYADPYFSGRAPDFNFYNVGIEQAITNTLTLSINYVGNQSHHLINSTSGAANARGYWSNQLDPRYLAGLAGVKASDGTPILTARATAANIALAQAAMPGLAFPSFFTAAAATTATSSSLSVAQGLVAFPQYYAVNSSSTPGAANGVTDLWGQNVANFSYNSLQIVLDQRVWHGLTYNFNYTWSRNVGNDGTFRSGFAIPSAAISRSTGQSYGMDRIERSQTTTNSPHVFHAFGTYALPVGANHLGGTNAWSKALLSNYTVGFITTYATGTAVALTSSSCLSPLQGQCMPDLNPAFSGKARIGGGFGRDINGQRNACALNVSPASGTTTAGKCGLTAANYIASNAFVSAATAPGSTVQLLGNAPRTGAYHLTNPAAFTLDANIARQFHVTSRYGVMLKLDVINLLNHTVFGSINSSFGSSTFGTVTSLASTYAPRSMQVSGKFTF, encoded by the coding sequence ATGCAGTTGTTTATGAATTACGTTGCGCCTGGCCAGCGCACGCACCAGCATCAGGGCGGTTTTATGAAAGCCGCACTTTCTCTTTGTCTCGTATTGTTTTTTGCCTTCTGTGCGCCAATGGCGATTGCGCAGACCGGCGGCGAGGCTGGCATCCAGGGCGTCGCCACCGATACCACCGGCGCAGCCGTTCCCAATGCGACGGTCGTCGTCACCAACCAGAGCACGGGCGTCGTAACAACGCGCCAGGGAACAGGCGATGGCTTGTTCACGGTCTCTCCAATCGCACCCGGCCTCTACACCGTTTCGGTGAAGGCCGAGGGCTTTGCGGAGTACGTGCAGAAGAACCTTCGCCTCGATGCTTTGAAGCTAACAACCTTCAACGTCTCGCTGAAGAATGGTGGTGCATTGGACACCGTAACTGTAACGGACGCTCCCCCGCAGATGGAGACGAACAACGCGACCATCGGCCTGACGCTCGAAAACGAGACGTACGCTCAGCTTCCGTTGATCATGAACAACGCGCAGCGTGATCCGACGGCCTTTGGTTCTTTGGCTCCGGGAGCACAGGGCGGTGCGCGTCTGCCCATCGTTGGCGGTACGGGTAACTACCTCGGCCAACTTTACCTTGAAGGTCTTCCGGCACAGACTGTCAGCCAGCAGGGCGACAACCGTCTGGTTGGTCAGGCTGTCAGCGTGGACGCTATTGATCAGTTCCAGGTCATCACCAGCACGCCGCCCGCAGAGTACGCCGGAGCGGGTGCGCAGAACTTCACGCTCAAGTCTGGTGGTCTGAAATTTCACGGACAGGTTTCCGACTACTTCCGTAACTCGGCACTCGATTCGTGGAACTTCCTCACCAAGAGTTCGTCAGTGAAGAACGCGGCGGGGCAGTTCGTTGCACCACCCAAGCCTCAGGATGATCAGAACGAACTGTCTGCTTCGATTGGCGGCCATGTCCCGGGTACCAAGCGCGTGTTCTTCTTCGTCGCCTACGACCGTTTCCGTAGCCGCAAGGTTGCCAACCCTTCGCAGTCCACAGTGCCCACTGCGCTGATGAAAGCCGGTGATTTCACCGAACTCAACTGCGCTACTACTTGCGTAGGCAGCGGCTTGACGGGCACGGGGACAACGGCAGCTACGAATGCCGCCTTCCTCTACAACCCAACGACCAGCAACTGCGTTGGAGCCACTTGCGCCCGTACACCCTTCACTGCAATGAAGAATGGTGTGCTTACCAACAACATCATTCCTGCGGGCTATATCTCGCCGATTTCACAGAAGATGCAGTCGTGGCTTCCGGACCCGAACAATACTTCAACTTTGGTGAACAACTACACCCAGTCAATTCCGACAGGTTTTGACAATCAGTTGATCGACTGGAAGGTTGACTTCGACATTTCGCCGAAGCATCGTATCTCCACCATTGGCACCATGGGTGCGGTGCACTACCTCAACAACTGGAATACGCCTTATCTGCCGCTACCCTACACGGGCGGCACGATGGCAAACATCTTCCCCAAGAACTTCGCGGTGGAAGACACCTACACGATTAGCAATGCCTTGGTAAACCAGTTCAAGTTCGGCTACACGCGTTTCTACCAGAACATCAGTAGCAATACGGACGGGAATGCAACGTATGGCATCAGCGGGCTGGGGGTTGGAAACCTGCCGGGTGGACAGTCCAGCACGGAGTTCCCGCAGGCAGCTTTCCAGGCCAGCACGATTGGCACCACGCCCATCACGAACTGGGGGCAGACTCCCTCTTCGAGCGGCCTGCTTGCTGCAGTCGGCACGAACTCGACGCAGTTGACGACACCAAACAACTACTCGATCAAGGACAACCTGCAGTACACCAAGGGACGCCACTCCATTACGGCTGGCATCACCATGCAGTGGCAGCAGATCAACAATGCAAACCCTGCGACCTTCACCGGGCCGCTCGGCCTGCAGTACACGCCATACGCGACAGCGAACTACTCCGGTTCGTCGCTGACAACAGCAACGGGATACTCCTACGCCAGCTTCCTTCTCGGAGCAGCAGGCGCTACCACTTCGCTTCCGCTGCAGTATGTCAGCGAGGTTGGCGGACGTTATTTCACGGTTGCTCCTTATGTGGAAGATGTCTGGAAGGCTACAAACAAGCTCACCATCGACGCAGGTCTTCGTTGGGACTACCTCCCGCCGTATCACGAGGTTCAAGACCGCTGGAGCTTCATGAACCCGAACCTCACAAACCCTGCTACGGGAACGGCGGGTGCCATTCAGTTCGCAGGGAACCGCGGTGGCTCACCGGCAAGCTGTAACTGCCGCACCCCTGTGCAGACTTACTGGAAGAACTGGGGGCCGCGCGTCGGCATCACCTACGCCTTCACGCCGAAGACGCTTCTGCGCATGGGGGCTGGGCGTGTCTTCTCGCAGGGCGGTGGTGTTGGTGGTCGTGCAGGTGCTTATCAGGGAACAGGCCAGCTTGGCTTCAATCCCACGGCATCAGCTACGGAATCCACCTCCGGTGCCGGAGCCGCTCCTGGGTTCTACCTGAACAACAACGCAGCACTTACGGGAACGGCTCTGTACAACACGTCCCTCTTTGGCGCGGGCTATAACTATCCGGGGCAGGTCACTCCCGGCTCCGCAACGCAGGTGCTCAACTCTGGCAACTACGTTAACGGAACCTCTGTTGCTGCACCCCTGGCTGTCTCCTATGCCGACCCATACTTCTCGGGCCGCGCACCAGACTTCAACTTCTACAACGTCGGCATCGAGCAGGCCATCACCAACACGTTGACGTTGTCGATCAACTACGTGGGTAATCAGAGCCATCATCTGATCAACTCCACCAGCGGTGCCGCGAACGCTCGTGGCTACTGGAGCAACCAACTCGATCCGCGTTATCTTGCGGGTCTGGCTGGTGTGAAGGCCTCTGATGGCACGCCCATCCTGACGGCAAGAGCTACGGCAGCAAACATTGCCCTGGCGCAAGCCGCCATGCCCGGACTGGCATTCCCCAGCTTTTTCACTGCTGCGGCTGCTACCACTGCTACGAGTTCGTCTCTGTCGGTTGCGCAAGGCCTTGTCGCCTTCCCACAGTACTACGCAGTCAACTCAAGCAGCACTCCTGGTGCCGCAAACGGTGTAACTGATCTCTGGGGGCAGAACGTTGCCAACTTCAGCTATAACTCCTTACAGATCGTGCTGGACCAGCGTGTATGGCATGGTTTGACTTACAACTTCAACTACACATGGTCGCGCAATGTGGGCAATGACGGTACCTTCCGTTCCGGATTTGCAATCCCATCCGCCGCTATCTCTCGCTCTACAGGCCAGAGCTACGGTATGGACCGCATCGAACGTTCGCAAACCACGACAAACAGCCCGCACGTCTTCCACGCGTTCGGTACCTATGCTCTCCCTGTTGGTGCAAACCATCTGGGTGGTACCAACGCATGGTCGAAGGCTTTGCTGAGCAACTACACTGTCGGCTTCATTACGACCTACGCGACGGGAACAGCCGTAGCGTTGACCTCCTCAAGCTGCCTCTCGCCTCTGCAGGGACAGTGCATGCCTGATCTCAACCCGGCGTTCTCGGGGAAGGCTCGTATTGGTGGCGGTTTTGGTCGTGATATTAACGGGCAGCGTAACGCTTGCGCGTTGAATGTAAGTCCTGCAAGCGGCACAACCACTGCGGGTAAGTGCGGACTCACGGCAGCGAACTATATCGCTTCGAATGCGTTCGTTTCCGCGGCTACGGCTCCTGGCTCCACGGTGCAACTCCTCGGCAACGCGCCACGTACAGGGGCGTATCACCTAACCAACCCGGCGGCTTTCACCCTGGATGCCAATATCGCCCGTCAGTTCCACGTCACCAGCCGTTATGGAGTGATGCTGAAGCTGGATGTCATCAACCTCTTGAACCATACGGTGTTTGGCAGTATCAACTCTTCGTTTGGTTCAAGCACCTTTGGTACCGTGACAAGCCTTGCCAGCACCTACGCCCCACGCTCCATGCAGGTGTCTGGAAAGTTCACCTTCTGA